Proteins found in one Pseudomonas sp. P8_241 genomic segment:
- a CDS encoding OprD family porin yields the protein MHIPALRKAHAISGTLGGCLTLGLAPPLLAEEAGFIEGATANLQLRNYYFSRDFSDIVGPNKQSRAEEWAQGFILDARSGYTQGSIGVGVDVLGLYGVKLDSSPSRARTGLLPTHDDGRSADEYGRLGAAMKLKVSGTELKVGELRPNLPVLVYSDLRLLPPTYQGASLVSNELSGLTLNAGQLHSTSLRDSSNTQEMYALINDPINPARIANFTSDRFNYLGADYSFNSNRTSVGLWQAQLEEIYQQRYYSFKHAEPVGDWTLGISVGYFDARDDGRSIAGKLDNHALFNLLSAKRGGHTFYLGYQQIGGDDGFIQIGANTNPLGNTLPTYEFAAPDERSWQVRHDYDFVALGIPGLTTTLRYVTGDNVTTGRGFEGQDWERDLDIGYAVQSGVLRGVGIRIRNVTARSNYRSDIDENRLILSYNISLF from the coding sequence ATGCACATTCCTGCACTGCGCAAAGCCCATGCAATCAGCGGCACCCTCGGCGGCTGCCTGACGCTGGGCCTGGCCCCGCCACTGCTGGCCGAAGAAGCCGGCTTCATCGAAGGCGCGACGGCCAACCTGCAACTGCGCAACTACTACTTCAGCCGCGATTTCTCGGACATCGTCGGCCCCAACAAGCAATCCAGGGCCGAGGAATGGGCCCAGGGCTTCATCCTCGATGCCCGTTCAGGCTACACCCAAGGCAGTATCGGTGTCGGTGTGGACGTGCTCGGCCTCTACGGTGTCAAGCTCGACAGTAGCCCGAGCCGGGCCAGGACCGGACTGCTGCCGACACACGACGACGGCAGGTCCGCTGATGAATACGGCCGCCTGGGTGCGGCGATGAAACTCAAGGTCTCCGGCACTGAGCTGAAGGTTGGTGAGCTGCGGCCCAACCTGCCGGTACTGGTCTACAGCGATCTGCGCCTGCTGCCGCCGACCTACCAGGGCGCTTCACTGGTTTCCAACGAATTGTCCGGACTGACCCTAAACGCTGGCCAGCTGCACTCCACCAGCCTGCGCGACTCGAGTAACACCCAGGAGATGTATGCACTGATCAATGACCCGATCAACCCGGCGCGTATCGCCAATTTCACCAGCGACCGCTTCAATTATCTGGGTGCCGACTACAGTTTCAACTCCAATCGCACCAGCGTCGGTCTCTGGCAGGCGCAACTGGAAGAGATCTACCAGCAGCGTTACTACAGCTTCAAGCACGCCGAGCCAGTAGGTGACTGGACGCTAGGCATAAGTGTCGGCTACTTCGATGCCCGCGACGACGGCCGGAGCATCGCCGGCAAGCTCGATAACCATGCACTGTTCAACCTGTTGTCGGCGAAGCGCGGCGGCCATACCTTCTACCTGGGCTACCAGCAGATCGGCGGTGACGACGGTTTCATCCAGATCGGCGCCAACACCAACCCGCTGGGCAACACCCTGCCCACTTACGAGTTCGCCGCACCGGACGAACGCTCCTGGCAAGTCCGTCACGACTACGACTTCGTCGCCCTCGGAATTCCCGGTCTGACCACCACTCTGCGCTATGTGACTGGAGACAACGTCACCACTGGGCGGGGGTTTGAAGGTCAGGACTGGGAGCGCGATCTGGATATTGGCTACGCTGTCCAGAGTGGAGTGCTGCGTGGAGTGGGTATCCGCATCCGCAACGTTACTGCGCGCTCCAACTACCGTAGCGATATTGATGAGAACCGGCTGATCCTCAGCTATAACATCAGCCTTTTCTGA
- a CDS encoding CHC2 zinc finger domain-containing protein, producing MSTTDVRALKSRVSLAGLICQSINLKKKGNEYLGLCPFHNEKTASFTVYRNDNQEERYYCHGCRAGGDHIDWITNFLGVPHEQAIEKLQRLAGDPQNAPDNGKQKSIWKAGIPPANEPPPAELWSKRHNRRLPVVGAWAYRDGTGALLGYVCRVELDGHKEIIPLQWDKCGKWRQHALEAPRPLYGLELLAVQPDAQVVVAEGEKAADAGRRLLAGTGLLVITWQGGCNAWKKTDWAPLVGRKVALWPDADTVGIAAMIKLADYLISIGVSVRLIRPESGWPPSHDFADLEQDDWTGKQTVSFLLGNVVGTDELRPVEAKPPHYIKEKTPDCKDEEKSQRQANKLVAFVRERFDLFHDSNTDCYAKDLETGEVSRLNSRYFREKVVAILYKETKGVIRDLAFREALGTLSAVARFEGELQQVNLRIGQTRDSYWLDLCIPGSSRAIGWNAKGWEIIDKPEVSFVRGESMLPLPIPTVGGDIAPLWDIANISENARLLVVTWLVETLRPDTPFPGLELQGEQGTGKSTTASALRQLCDPNVCNLRGAPKTVEDIYVGAGVNHLVCLENISHLSIGMQDAFCILSTGGGHATRTLYTNNEETVISVRRPYIINGITAAITQQDLLDRTICIECPVIERRQISVAQQQAFDKARPAILGGLLDIACRALAELPTIELDPRERPRLTEFVMLGMAVAKVMGKSPKLFLKQFTEARKESISRVIDTSPVASAIVDMVEARPNGINATTKDILSVLANYRPDGCDSWPKQPRGLGDALRRVAPALRQLDIECMSQGKGSGGVVRWAIHKKTPAHMSQMSQVPKASAGMLGLGTYGTSPEGFSFDNSDEEDI from the coding sequence ATGAGCACGACTGATGTTCGCGCCCTCAAATCCCGTGTCTCACTCGCCGGTCTGATCTGCCAGTCGATTAATCTGAAAAAAAAGGGCAATGAGTACCTCGGGTTATGTCCGTTTCATAACGAAAAAACCGCAAGTTTTACCGTCTACCGCAATGATAACCAAGAGGAACGCTATTACTGTCACGGCTGTCGCGCTGGTGGTGATCATATTGACTGGATAACCAACTTCCTGGGCGTGCCCCATGAGCAAGCAATCGAGAAACTGCAACGCCTTGCCGGCGACCCCCAAAATGCGCCGGACAATGGCAAGCAAAAATCGATCTGGAAGGCAGGCATTCCGCCAGCCAACGAACCGCCCCCCGCTGAGCTATGGAGCAAAAGACATAATCGCCGTCTCCCCGTCGTGGGCGCGTGGGCCTACCGCGATGGGACTGGCGCGCTGCTGGGTTATGTCTGTCGCGTCGAACTCGACGGCCACAAGGAAATTATTCCACTGCAATGGGACAAGTGCGGGAAGTGGCGGCAGCATGCCCTAGAAGCCCCGCGCCCGTTGTACGGCCTTGAATTACTCGCCGTCCAACCTGACGCCCAAGTGGTGGTGGCCGAGGGCGAAAAGGCGGCGGACGCCGGTCGCCGCTTACTAGCCGGGACCGGCTTGTTGGTTATCACTTGGCAAGGTGGCTGCAACGCCTGGAAAAAAACCGACTGGGCGCCACTGGTGGGGCGCAAAGTCGCACTGTGGCCAGATGCCGACACCGTGGGCATCGCGGCGATGATCAAACTTGCCGACTACTTGATCTCAATCGGTGTGTCCGTACGGCTCATCCGACCCGAAAGCGGCTGGCCGCCAAGTCACGACTTCGCCGACCTGGAGCAAGACGACTGGACGGGTAAACAGACGGTCAGTTTTCTGCTAGGGAATGTCGTCGGGACTGATGAACTGCGGCCGGTCGAGGCTAAGCCGCCGCATTATATAAAAGAAAAAACACCAGACTGCAAAGACGAAGAAAAGAGCCAAAGGCAGGCCAACAAGCTCGTGGCGTTCGTCAGAGAGCGCTTTGATTTGTTCCATGATTCGAACACGGATTGCTACGCCAAGGACCTCGAAACTGGAGAGGTGTCAAGACTGAACTCCCGTTACTTCCGGGAGAAAGTCGTTGCCATCCTTTATAAGGAAACCAAAGGTGTTATCCGCGACCTCGCTTTCCGTGAGGCTCTAGGTACCTTGTCCGCAGTCGCGCGGTTCGAAGGTGAACTACAGCAGGTCAATCTACGTATTGGCCAAACCCGCGATAGCTACTGGCTCGACTTGTGTATACCGGGTAGCAGCCGTGCTATTGGTTGGAACGCCAAAGGCTGGGAGATCATCGATAAGCCAGAGGTTTCCTTTGTGCGCGGGGAGTCGATGCTACCGCTACCAATTCCTACTGTCGGTGGCGACATTGCTCCGTTGTGGGATATTGCGAACATCTCTGAAAATGCCCGCCTGTTAGTTGTAACTTGGTTGGTCGAGACTCTGCGGCCTGACACACCTTTCCCAGGTCTGGAGTTGCAGGGCGAACAAGGAACTGGCAAAAGCACAACGGCATCGGCTTTGCGTCAGCTATGCGACCCAAACGTTTGCAACTTGCGCGGGGCGCCGAAGACGGTGGAGGACATTTACGTTGGTGCTGGTGTAAATCACTTGGTTTGCCTTGAGAACATCAGCCACTTGTCGATTGGAATGCAGGATGCTTTCTGCATTCTATCTACCGGAGGCGGCCATGCTACCCGTACGCTTTACACAAACAACGAAGAAACTGTCATTTCAGTACGACGCCCCTACATCATCAATGGCATTACCGCCGCCATTACCCAGCAGGATCTGCTCGATCGCACTATCTGCATTGAGTGCCCAGTTATCGAAAGGCGGCAGATCTCCGTGGCACAGCAGCAAGCTTTCGATAAAGCCCGCCCCGCAATTCTGGGCGGTCTTCTGGATATTGCCTGCCGCGCCTTAGCAGAGTTGCCAACTATCGAACTGGATCCACGAGAACGCCCTCGCCTGACTGAGTTCGTCATGCTGGGCATGGCAGTCGCCAAGGTCATGGGTAAATCACCGAAGCTGTTCCTGAAGCAGTTCACGGAAGCGCGCAAGGAAAGCATCAGTCGAGTCATCGACACCAGCCCTGTTGCGAGCGCCATAGTGGACATGGTCGAAGCCCGGCCGAACGGCATTAATGCCACCACTAAAGATATCTTAAGCGTATTGGCTAACTATCGACCCGATGGCTGTGATTCTTGGCCAAAACAACCTAGAGGGCTGGGAGACGCCCTCCGCCGTGTCGCACCTGCTTTGCGGCAGTTGGACATCGAATGCATGAGCCAAGGAAAAGGTAGTGGTGGTGTAGTTCGTTGGGCCATCCATAAGAAGACTCCCGCTCACATGTCCCAAATGTCTCAAGTCCCAAAAGCCAGTGCAGGAATGTTGGGACTTGGGACTTACGGGACTTCACCTGAGGGATTTTCTTTCGATAACAGCGATGAAGAGGACATCTGA
- a CDS encoding MFS transporter, giving the protein MPSANVSTPTATTVADPVQALYRKITWKLIPFLCFCYLASYLDRINVGFAKLQMLEHLQFSETAFGLGAGLFFVGYIIFEVPSNLVLEKVGAKIWIARIMITWGLLSACTMLVTSTTQFYILRFLLGAAEAGFLPGVLYYLTTWFPSYRRGRIIALFMIGLPLSSVLGGPLSGWIMGHFDNAGGLRGWQWLFLLEAIPSVLLGVLTFWALPNNYRQAKWLNDDEKNLLEQELRADDADSTGSKHSFRDGFFNLKVWMLGGIDFSILLSAYAMGFWMPTFIRNAGVVDTFHIGVLTALPSVAALLGMLLIGASSDKHRERRWHIIVPFLVGAAAMASAPFFVDNVVATVALFAIASAAIIGAVPVFFSLPATFLKGTAAATGFALACSVANIAGLVSNSLMGVAIDVTGSSAGALWFFAGCLILSSFLVIALPAKLVNR; this is encoded by the coding sequence ATGCCCTCTGCAAATGTAAGTACACCTACTGCGACCACCGTCGCAGACCCCGTCCAGGCGCTTTACCGCAAGATCACCTGGAAGCTTATTCCCTTCCTCTGCTTCTGCTATCTGGCTTCATATCTGGACCGGATCAACGTCGGCTTCGCCAAACTGCAAATGCTCGAGCATCTGCAGTTCAGCGAAACGGCTTTCGGCCTGGGCGCCGGTCTGTTTTTCGTCGGCTATATCATTTTCGAGGTTCCGAGCAATCTGGTCCTGGAAAAAGTCGGGGCAAAGATCTGGATCGCCCGCATCATGATCACCTGGGGGCTGCTCTCGGCCTGCACCATGCTCGTCACTTCCACCACGCAGTTCTACATCCTGCGCTTCCTGCTCGGCGCCGCCGAAGCGGGCTTTCTGCCGGGGGTGCTGTATTACCTGACCACCTGGTTCCCGAGCTATCGCCGCGGCCGCATCATCGCCTTGTTCATGATCGGCCTGCCGTTGTCCAGCGTGCTCGGCGGCCCGCTGTCCGGCTGGATCATGGGGCATTTCGATAACGCTGGCGGCCTGCGCGGCTGGCAATGGCTGTTCCTCCTCGAAGCGATACCCAGCGTGTTGCTCGGTGTGCTGACCTTCTGGGCCTTGCCGAACAACTACCGCCAGGCCAAATGGCTCAACGATGACGAGAAAAACCTGCTGGAACAGGAACTGCGCGCGGACGACGCCGACTCCACCGGCAGCAAGCACAGCTTTCGCGACGGTTTCTTCAACCTGAAGGTGTGGATGCTCGGTGGCATCGACTTCTCGATCCTGCTCAGCGCCTATGCCATGGGATTCTGGATGCCGACCTTCATCCGCAACGCCGGCGTCGTCGATACCTTTCACATCGGCGTGCTCACCGCGTTGCCGAGCGTCGCCGCGTTGCTGGGCATGCTGTTGATCGGCGCCAGCTCCGACAAACACCGCGAACGCCGCTGGCACATCATCGTGCCCTTTCTGGTGGGCGCGGCAGCCATGGCCAGTGCGCCCTTCTTTGTCGACAACGTGGTGGCGACCGTGGCGCTGTTCGCTATTGCGTCGGCGGCGATCATCGGCGCCGTGCCGGTGTTCTTCAGCCTGCCGGCAACCTTTCTCAAAGGCACCGCGGCGGCCACCGGCTTCGCCCTCGCCTGCTCGGTGGCGAACATCGCCGGGCTAGTCAGCAACTCGCTGATGGGCGTGGCCATCGACGTCACCGGCAGCAGCGCCGGCGCACTGTGGTTCTTCGCCGGCTGCCTGATTCTCAGCAGCTTCCTGGTGATCGCCCTGCCGGCCAAGCTGGTCAATCGTTGA
- a CDS encoding tyrosine-type recombinase/integrase, which translates to MTRYPKAGKGGEWKVKELQAIPADWKGDTISDGGGLSGEVRVKADGSISIRFKYAFRWHGKVAWHQCGTFPDTGVANIRTERDRARQKVAEGINPSVEKKANRIKEQAANEAVIAEAERKATENLTVADLFDEWLKDGVARQDGNAELRRSFGKNVLPFIGEKALRDLTEKDLLAVLRALRARGLNRGVVILNNDMGQMLRWAEKRKPWRGLMIDGNPAELVEVKKLLDHDYQEQRDRVLCADEIRELRDIFERMERDYAALPAGQKYSGVRPLERKAQLALWICLSTLCRIGELLKGEWQHVDLENGTWLIPAQNTKGQRGKRQDHHVFLSPFALRHFRELHTLTGETSYLFPATNNTDHVDLKSISKRVGDRQEKFKNRSKPLSGRRHDNTLVLNQGTKGEWTPHDLRRTGATMMQELGVTLEIIDRCQNHLLGGSKVRRHYLHHDYASEKRNAWRILGERLEMLANSDAERVCEWEVPDA; encoded by the coding sequence ATGACCAGATACCCTAAAGCCGGTAAAGGCGGAGAGTGGAAAGTTAAAGAACTGCAGGCTATCCCTGCTGATTGGAAAGGCGACACCATCAGTGACGGAGGCGGGCTATCTGGCGAGGTACGCGTAAAAGCAGACGGCTCTATCAGCATCCGCTTCAAATACGCATTCCGCTGGCATGGAAAGGTAGCGTGGCATCAGTGCGGAACATTCCCTGACACCGGGGTCGCCAACATCCGTACCGAACGCGACCGGGCACGCCAGAAGGTAGCCGAAGGCATCAACCCTAGCGTCGAGAAGAAGGCAAACAGGATCAAAGAACAAGCAGCCAACGAGGCCGTCATTGCTGAGGCCGAACGCAAGGCCACTGAGAATTTGACGGTAGCCGACCTCTTCGACGAGTGGCTAAAAGATGGTGTAGCCCGACAGGACGGTAATGCAGAGCTGAGGCGCAGCTTCGGAAAGAACGTGCTTCCCTTCATTGGCGAGAAAGCGCTGCGTGATTTGACCGAGAAGGATTTGCTCGCAGTGCTACGAGCTTTACGGGCACGCGGCCTGAACCGGGGCGTAGTCATCCTGAACAATGATATGGGTCAGATGCTGCGGTGGGCGGAAAAGCGGAAGCCATGGCGCGGCTTGATGATTGACGGCAACCCAGCCGAACTGGTGGAGGTCAAAAAGCTACTCGACCACGACTACCAGGAACAGCGCGATCGGGTTCTGTGTGCGGATGAAATTAGGGAGTTGCGCGACATTTTCGAGCGCATGGAACGCGACTACGCCGCCCTGCCGGCCGGCCAAAAATATTCCGGCGTGCGTCCCCTGGAACGAAAAGCACAGCTCGCATTGTGGATATGCCTGAGTACCCTCTGCCGCATCGGTGAACTACTAAAAGGTGAGTGGCAACACGTCGATCTAGAAAATGGAACGTGGCTCATCCCAGCTCAAAACACCAAAGGACAGCGAGGCAAGCGGCAAGACCACCATGTCTTCCTTTCCCCCTTCGCCCTGCGTCACTTCAGGGAATTGCATACCCTGACCGGTGAGACCTCATATCTATTCCCCGCCACAAACAATACCGACCATGTCGACCTCAAAAGCATTTCCAAACGCGTGGGCGACCGGCAGGAGAAATTCAAGAACCGAAGCAAGCCGCTATCAGGCCGCCGCCATGACAACACACTGGTACTGAACCAAGGCACAAAAGGTGAATGGACGCCGCACGACCTGCGTCGTACGGGCGCGACGATGATGCAGGAGCTTGGCGTCACCTTGGAAATTATTGACCGTTGCCAAAATCACCTTCTAGGTGGCTCCAAAGTACGCCGACATTATCTGCATCATGACTACGCGAGCGAAAAGCGTAATGCCTGGCGCATTTTAGGGGAACGGCTGGAAATGCTGGCCAATTCCGACGCGGAAAGAGTGTGCGAATGGGAAGTACCTGACGCGTAG
- a CDS encoding DUF6387 family protein, translating to MAKIKHDENFPHWFDLTRYYPAKSFTAAEWYRQLAVRQYLWRLTAIPLEPFRSTAAPQIQLLGENPLEAAVELQRYVKLTTHELTPEKLAARPFTHTDLALFLPLIDPINFSGEKANDPIFLPDFYKHGNDPKDVLMRLDLTRPIAEVLAAIEAQMNRLGAPIAQQPRKKSKPFYERWSRYGLLAYLDLKLWGRVTGKQIPRRLLADALAPLGIDEDRIRTVAVLAKNLMNDLSTLQHRVTLESQGNF from the coding sequence ATGGCCAAAATTAAGCACGATGAAAATTTTCCGCACTGGTTTGACTTAACCCGCTACTACCCCGCTAAGTCATTCACAGCCGCAGAATGGTATAGGCAGCTCGCGGTGAGGCAATACCTGTGGAGGTTGACTGCCATCCCCCTTGAGCCATTCCGTTCAACAGCCGCTCCACAAATTCAACTTCTCGGAGAGAATCCGCTCGAAGCAGCCGTTGAACTTCAACGGTACGTAAAGCTAACAACTCACGAACTCACGCCAGAAAAACTGGCGGCCCGTCCGTTCACTCATACCGACCTAGCTTTATTTCTGCCTTTGATTGATCCCATCAACTTTTCCGGTGAAAAGGCAAATGACCCTATTTTTTTGCCGGATTTTTACAAACACGGTAATGATCCCAAAGACGTACTAATGCGGCTCGATCTAACCAGGCCCATCGCGGAAGTATTGGCTGCGATAGAGGCGCAAATGAACAGACTCGGTGCTCCGATAGCTCAACAGCCTCGGAAAAAATCAAAACCCTTTTATGAACGCTGGTCGCGTTATGGACTGCTGGCCTATCTCGATTTGAAACTGTGGGGACGGGTCACAGGTAAGCAAATCCCCCGCCGGCTTTTGGCCGACGCCTTGGCGCCACTCGGGATCGACGAGGACCGGATTCGTACGGTTGCTGTGTTAGCCAAAAATTTGATGAACGACCTTTCCACGCTCCAGCACCGCGTCACGCTTGAAAGTCAAGGCAACTTTTAG
- a CDS encoding AlpA family transcriptional regulator, translated as MSAPTNTRRILRLPEVMAIVGFGRAHIYNLMAEGKFPRAQRISIRAVGWDSKKIDEFVAQQLGE; from the coding sequence ATGTCCGCACCAACCAACACACGTCGTATCCTACGCCTGCCTGAAGTGATGGCTATCGTGGGCTTCGGGCGCGCTCATATCTACAACTTGATGGCAGAAGGAAAATTTCCGCGTGCGCAACGCATTTCAATTCGCGCGGTTGGCTGGGATTCCAAAAAAATAGATGAATTTGTTGCGCAACAATTGGGGGAATGA
- a CDS encoding DUF1998 domain-containing protein, giving the protein MASDIRLGQLIAPFGPGSIYTDKNGIPNIVCGLDFWHKQRDERGNWKADETAMRRHAIYEPRLSTLLRVPYFRQPPEYCNDDQNPGLSKLEVQTHRFPTWYVDSFSGKMRRFSLGTLKLAPLEKGEKLARWRPVRFISVCSHGHIADFPWKDWCGCVCLGDSGLVLNDSGGPDLRSIRVSCTRCAQSKTLAGSMGMTLDQSKSAITGSGLDDSGIRCSGERPWLGQTAQPCDAYPVAVLINQSNIYFGKTLSSIYLPDMTSEQTVADIQKILRREDMDLSDVKILVQSKSGREALALTILRDILKPHFDPLPDDKQLMKAINPLIHGTSVGCEGGQPVMQESESLTFRRAEYNVLRNEVGPGVDDELRVIPSLVPDGLKHWFGRVNLVERLRETRAFCGFERLIRARDPLEAMPSSAMNQLFLHPPESAHQWLPAIKNYGEGIFVELSEDAVCQWLDNNAGWLKERLDQEFVDRMGNEPNLLPPLQSNGWTPQWAARYLLVHTLAHVMINQMVFECGYSSAALKERIFVSNDPGAPMAAILIYTAAGDSEGSLGGLVRIGRRELFEPMVRRAISRASWCSADPVCSEDLGGTGSRRVNKAACHACVLLPETACETINSGLDRAMIVGTPQEPQVGFLSDLMQGFIV; this is encoded by the coding sequence ATGGCCAGTGATATTCGACTGGGGCAACTGATTGCTCCCTTTGGTCCGGGGAGCATCTACACCGACAAGAACGGTATTCCCAATATCGTCTGTGGTTTGGACTTCTGGCACAAGCAGAGAGATGAGCGAGGCAATTGGAAGGCAGATGAAACGGCCATGCGCAGGCATGCGATCTACGAGCCGCGACTTTCCACGTTGCTCCGTGTTCCTTACTTTCGCCAGCCACCGGAGTATTGCAATGACGACCAGAATCCCGGTCTCTCCAAGTTGGAGGTTCAGACGCATCGTTTCCCCACGTGGTATGTCGACAGCTTCAGTGGGAAAATGCGCCGTTTCAGTCTTGGCACGCTGAAACTTGCCCCTCTCGAAAAAGGGGAAAAGCTGGCGCGTTGGCGTCCAGTCCGTTTCATCAGTGTTTGCAGTCATGGGCATATCGCGGACTTTCCATGGAAGGACTGGTGCGGATGCGTGTGCTTAGGTGACAGTGGACTGGTCCTGAATGATTCAGGTGGTCCGGACTTACGGTCCATAAGGGTATCGTGCACGAGATGCGCACAATCAAAGACGTTGGCCGGCTCTATGGGTATGACTCTTGATCAGTCGAAAAGCGCTATCACAGGATCCGGGCTTGATGACTCAGGTATCCGCTGTAGCGGGGAGCGCCCTTGGCTTGGCCAAACAGCCCAGCCATGCGACGCCTATCCAGTAGCCGTCTTGATTAACCAATCGAATATCTATTTTGGCAAGACCTTATCCTCGATCTATCTGCCAGACATGACCAGTGAGCAGACTGTCGCCGACATTCAGAAAATCCTGCGGCGGGAAGATATGGATTTGAGCGACGTCAAAATCCTCGTCCAGTCCAAGTCCGGGCGGGAGGCGCTTGCTCTAACGATACTTCGCGATATCCTTAAACCTCATTTCGACCCGCTTCCCGATGACAAGCAATTGATGAAAGCCATCAACCCCCTCATCCATGGTACCTCGGTGGGTTGCGAAGGGGGACAACCTGTCATGCAGGAATCAGAGTCGCTCACGTTCCGGCGGGCCGAGTACAACGTTTTACGCAATGAAGTGGGGCCTGGCGTGGACGATGAGCTCAGAGTCATCCCTAGCTTGGTTCCGGATGGCCTGAAACATTGGTTCGGGCGGGTCAACTTGGTTGAACGCTTGCGCGAGACCCGCGCTTTCTGCGGATTCGAACGCCTGATACGGGCGAGGGATCCGCTCGAAGCCATGCCTTCATCGGCCATGAATCAGCTTTTTCTGCATCCGCCAGAGTCCGCACACCAATGGTTGCCTGCCATCAAGAACTACGGCGAGGGTATTTTTGTCGAGCTAAGCGAGGATGCCGTATGTCAATGGCTCGATAATAACGCGGGTTGGCTGAAAGAGCGGCTCGACCAAGAATTTGTAGATCGGATGGGTAACGAGCCGAATCTCTTGCCGCCTCTCCAGAGCAACGGCTGGACGCCGCAATGGGCCGCCCGCTATCTTCTGGTTCATACTCTGGCGCACGTCATGATCAATCAGATGGTTTTCGAGTGCGGTTACTCGTCAGCCGCGCTGAAAGAACGCATTTTCGTGTCAAACGATCCAGGGGCACCTATGGCCGCCATCCTCATCTATACAGCCGCCGGAGATTCGGAGGGGAGTCTTGGCGGGCTGGTTCGCATTGGCCGACGGGAGCTGTTCGAGCCGATGGTCCGCAGGGCCATCTCGCGGGCGTCTTGGTGTTCTGCCGATCCCGTGTGCTCGGAGGATCTGGGCGGTACGGGTTCGCGGCGGGTAAACAAGGCGGCCTGTCATGCTTGCGTGCTGCTGCCGGAAACGGCCTGTGAAACAATCAATAGCGGGTTGGATCGAGCAATGATAGTCGGAACGCCTCAAGAGCCTCAGGTAGGTTTTTTGTCTGACTTGATGCAAGGATTCATAGTCTGA